Proteins from one Caulobacter sp. 73W genomic window:
- a CDS encoding DoxX family protein — translation MLQLTAWAPRVLSVLRIVTALLFMQHGLMKIFHFPAPQEGAPDPLPLMLVVAAWLEIIGGALVALGLFTRPIAFVLSGQMAVAYFLAHAGSSFYPALNGGEPAVLFCFVFFYLTFAGPGPWSLDTIIRKKG, via the coding sequence ATGCTTCAGTTGACGGCGTGGGCGCCGAGGGTGCTCAGCGTGTTGCGTATCGTGACGGCCTTGCTGTTCATGCAGCACGGCCTGATGAAGATCTTTCACTTCCCGGCCCCGCAGGAGGGGGCACCAGACCCTCTGCCCCTGATGCTGGTGGTCGCGGCGTGGCTGGAGATCATCGGCGGCGCGCTGGTGGCGCTCGGCCTCTTCACCCGTCCCATCGCCTTCGTCCTGTCTGGACAGATGGCGGTCGCCTACTTCCTCGCCCACGCGGGATCGAGCTTCTATCCGGCGCTGAACGGCGGCGAGCCGGCGGTGTTGTTCTGCTTCGTGTTCTTCTACCTGACCTTCGCGGGTCCCGGCCCCTGGAGCCTGGACACGATCATCCGCAAAAAGGGCTGA
- the lpdA gene encoding dihydrolipoyl dehydrogenase: MSTEFDVLVIGSGPGGYVTAIRASQLGFKTAIVERENLGGICLNWGCIPTKALLKSGEIYEQLDHLGDYGLGVTGRSYDFKKIVERSRGVASQMSRGIAGLMKKHKIEVIEGTAKLEKGAPAPKAVIALKAGGSRTVQAKHVILATGARGRSIPAIGLEPDGDRIWGYRDALVAPERPKTLVVIGSGAIGIEFASFFRALGAEVTVVEAVDRIMPVEDVEVSKAAQKAFEKRGMKFRIGAKVTKLSKSKTGVTVDIEVAGKAETLTAERAIVAVGITGNVENLGLEALGVKVDRGHIVNDKHGKTNIAGLYAIGDVAGPPWLAHKASHEGIHCVEGIAGIKHPNITAPIPGCTYADPQVASVGLTEAAAKEKGIEVKVGKFPFIGNGKAVAAGHADGFIKTVFDAKTGALLGAHMIGAEVTEMIQGFAIAMTMEATEEELFATVFPHPTMSEAMHEASLAAYGRVLHI, encoded by the coding sequence ACGTTCTCGTCATCGGCTCCGGCCCCGGCGGCTATGTGACCGCCATCCGCGCCAGCCAACTGGGTTTCAAGACCGCCATCGTCGAGCGGGAGAACCTGGGGGGCATCTGCCTGAACTGGGGCTGCATCCCCACCAAGGCCCTGCTGAAGTCCGGCGAAATCTATGAGCAGCTGGACCACCTGGGCGACTACGGCCTGGGCGTCACCGGCCGTTCCTACGACTTCAAGAAGATTGTCGAGCGCTCGCGCGGCGTGGCTTCGCAGATGTCGCGCGGCATCGCCGGCCTGATGAAGAAGCACAAGATCGAGGTCATCGAAGGAACCGCCAAGCTGGAGAAGGGCGCGCCCGCTCCGAAGGCCGTGATCGCCCTCAAGGCCGGCGGTTCGCGCACGGTCCAGGCTAAACACGTGATCCTCGCCACGGGCGCCCGTGGCCGCAGCATTCCCGCCATCGGCCTGGAGCCGGACGGCGACCGCATCTGGGGCTATCGCGACGCCCTGGTCGCGCCGGAGCGTCCGAAAACCCTGGTGGTGATCGGCTCGGGCGCCATCGGCATCGAGTTCGCCAGCTTCTTCCGCGCCCTGGGCGCTGAAGTGACCGTGGTGGAAGCCGTCGACCGCATCATGCCGGTCGAGGACGTCGAGGTGTCCAAGGCCGCCCAGAAGGCGTTCGAGAAGCGCGGCATGAAGTTCCGCATCGGGGCCAAGGTGACCAAGCTGTCGAAGTCCAAGACGGGCGTGACGGTGGACATCGAAGTCGCGGGCAAGGCCGAGACCCTGACCGCCGAACGCGCCATCGTCGCCGTCGGCATCACCGGCAATGTCGAGAACCTGGGCCTCGAAGCCCTGGGCGTGAAGGTCGATCGCGGCCACATCGTCAACGACAAGCACGGCAAGACCAATATCGCCGGCCTGTACGCCATCGGCGACGTCGCCGGCCCGCCCTGGCTCGCCCATAAGGCCAGCCACGAAGGCATCCACTGCGTGGAAGGCATCGCCGGGATCAAGCACCCGAACATCACCGCGCCGATCCCGGGCTGCACCTACGCCGATCCGCAGGTTGCTTCCGTCGGCCTGACCGAGGCCGCGGCCAAGGAAAAGGGCATCGAGGTGAAGGTCGGCAAGTTCCCCTTCATCGGCAACGGCAAGGCTGTGGCCGCCGGTCACGCCGACGGTTTCATCAAGACCGTGTTCGACGCCAAGACCGGCGCGCTGCTCGGCGCGCACATGATCGGCGCCGAGGTCACCGAGATGATCCAGGGCTTCGCCATCGCCATGACAATGGAGGCCACGGAGGAGGAGCTGTTCGCCACCGTGTTCCCGCACCCGACCATGTCGGAAGCGATGCACGAGGCCTCGCTCGCCGCCTACGGCCGCGTCCTGCACATCTAG